The window gtctGAAATTGAGAGTTCAAGTGAGGTCGCACCTTGTGACATCATGACTGACGAGCAATTGCTTCAATTGTATGGAAAACCGGAAGAGAAGCAAGATCCAATTCATCAGCGCGCTGTTTCGAAGATAAAGAAAGACTGCACATGTTCTAGTGAGTAAATGGTTACAGATTAATTGCAAACTCAAACTGCAACTACGCTTTTGCAGAGggatttcaaaatttaattgtgCTTCTACATCTGCAGCAATGCTACGACAGTTAGTTGCTTAGCGGTATTCCTTGTGGtggtttgtaattttaagAACCTCTAATATTTTGCATGCATAGGGGAACGAGCAAAGAGCATCATCCATTCCATCCTCCCAATGTCTAACTGGCTTCCGCACTACAAACCAAAGGAACAGTTGCTTGGTGACGTCACCGGAGGCATAACGGTGGGAATTGTACATCTACCCCAAGGTTTgttaaattgatttttgtCAAGCCatatttttgacaagtcatCATAATGGTCATAGAACTAAATGGCACAAATcaatttacttatttattagCATATTATTAgcaatttataattaattgctAATAGCAATTAGGTACAGCGTACAGTCTTATACTGCAATGGAAATCTGTTTTAAAACTCAGACCGCAAACGAAACCTAAGCTACATAACTACCACCACATAGTCTCAAAACCGTTTTATGTTTGCCGTAGCAATGGCATACGGACTACTAGCATCATTGCCGCCAATTAACGGTCTTTACGTGTCATTTTTTCCTGTCTTAATTTACGCCATGTTCGGAACAACACCTCACATGTCCGTTGGGACATTTGCCGTTATATCCCTGATGATTGGTGCCGCAATAGATAAGGTATTGTGTCATATTTCAAATCGATGCGTTGCGTATTGtcttttaattattattacctTTTCTATAATTCCATACCCCGCATTAAGCCTATTGTCTTTTGGTCAAACGCATTTtcgtatattttgttttcatcagCACGTGCCAGACCCTGGCTGTAGTTCGATGCTAGGGACAACGTCGATGCccacaaattttttaaacgtgACGGGCACAGCTGACGTTACGGTCACTTCTTATGACGCCACTCAAACAAGTTTTCCAGAGTTTGATTCGTCGTTATGCGAAAACGATTACAATGCAAGAAAAGTAGAGGTTGCAGTGGCGTTGTCTGTAGCTGTTGCCGTAATACACGTGAGTGCTATCTAATGTTCATGCTATTGTTACAATACATCTTAATATACATCTGTTTTACAATAACTGTACCGGGAACATGGTGCTATGACAACACACAAGTTTAACTTGTCTAtccaattatttttaattttgcgttTTCTTTGAAACAGTTTGCAATGTACATCACAAGGTTAGGCATCATAACAATCCTTCTATCCAGTCACATGGTGTCGGGATTTACTTGTGGCGCAGCTTTCcatgttatgacgtcacaagttCCAAAATTGCTCGGGTTAAACATTCCAAGGAAATCAGGAATATTAGCGCTGATATATGTATGTAAGTATTTTTACCTTGTTAGCATTTTCTTCAATTGACGctggaaatattttgcagaCTTATGTAGACGTTTTCAAGAACTTATATGCAATCAACTGGGCCACAGTTATAATTTCAGCATGTTGCATTGTGTTCCTAATGATCGGAAAGGTATATGGTTTAAATTTGGGGTTGTTTGAAGTATATTTGTGCATATATTGCGTATAGCTTATGCATGGTCAAGAGCTTTATTTAATCGTATAACTTATTTAAGTGTGAGTATTTGGAACGTAACTTTCGCTGTTTGTTTGGTGAAGTCGCGTGAAATTTATCTTTGATATTTCGGCAGGAGATAAATGTTCGATTTAAAAAGAAGCTCCCTTTTCCCCTTCCCTGGGAACTCGTTGTTGTCATAGCGACCACCCTTGCGTCACAGTTTGGTTACCTTCAACCGAACTATGGCGTCGAAATTGTGGGAGAAATACCACAAGGGTAAGAGGTTTACTTTACATCTGCTATAATAAGCGTTTTTTGTGATTTAGTCATTGACAAATAGCTCAGCCGACACATTCTAAAGGTGCTTGCAACCTGTATCGTTTCACAGAATAAGAATCTCTGTACCGGCTCCACCAGATATACTATTGGTTGCAGTTGACGCCATACCCATCGCTATTGTCATTTTCAGTGTTTCCATTTCACTTTCAAGATTGTTTGCCGCAAAGCATGCCTATGAAGTTGATGCGAATCAGGTGGATTTTCCTTTGTTCAGATATGCTGATAAGTTAGAATTTCAGTTGCATAACAGTTCACTAATCAGAATTAGTTACATAGCATAAAACTGCTGATATaggatttaaattttaaacttagtTCAATTAACATAATTCGAGAAAACAACTTTGACCGGCTTTTGAAACATTGACGAAAGctggaattaaaaatataattagcATTTTTGATGCAGGAACTGCTAGCCTACGCCATGGCCAATCTTGTGTCTtcgtttttttcttgttttccgTGCGCATCTTCCTTATCTAGATCTGTCATTTGGGAAGAAACTGGTGGCAACACTCAGGTCATTTAAAGCTATTATTGTGGTCATATCACAGGTTTTCATTCTAATTAACAAATTCTAATATAGTAAATTAGACAATAGATTTATGACGTGATACTAGGCAAAAGCGTTAAAGTgcattattgtttttcttaaGATTACAGGATTGATATCATCAGTGATTGTGTTGATTATATTGCTTTGGATCGGTCCTTTATTCCAATCACTACCACAAGCCGCTCTCGCTTCTATAATTGTTGTAAATTTGAAGAGAATGCTCTACCAATTCTCGCAGGTATACGGATCTGCAAACGTTTTCTTCACAGAAATAAATGTCTACTGAATTGGCAACCGTTTTGGATGAAAGTAGGTTGGCTTGTAATAAGGAGAATTGCTTGTTTCAAAGCTTAAGTCGATTTGGCAAGTAAGCAAGATAGATTGCATTTCCTGGTTCGTTACCTGGCTTTCTGTCGTGCTGCTCGGAGTAGATTTTGGCTTGATGGTCGGAGTGGTGTTTTCTCTTTTGACCATTATATTCCGAATGTTGATGTAAGAATGTATATTTACATTTATTCTAAATAGATTTACATTTATTGCAATAAGTATGCTTAGTATATATGATATAGTATACTCACGTTTCTTCATTTACGCGAAACAATTTTGTACAAGTGTATGCAAAACTTTTCATACACAGCAATAACTAATTTGTCTCGTACGTAATGCAGACGTTTTTGAAAAGACAATAATGGAAGTCCGTTAACTCATGGCTAAAATGCCCCACTAAACTCCTTTGCGTAGACCCAATCTAGTAGTTAAGGAATTTGTGTAAACAAGCTTTCACTGCTTGTCTATAATGCAGAGCACAAGGAGGAGTTTTAATAGCTGTTGGAGAAACAGGTCTGTTCAGAAGCAAAAAGGAATTCAACAGCGAACCGAATACCAACGATAATCGCATtttagttttcaaattttcctcTCCACTCTACTACGCAAATAAGCAAAGGTAGATTTCATGACTTCCACTTTTAACCGTCATGGCGTTTTTGTGATGCCTGTGCACGTTTCAAAACTCGTATTGCAAAATTGGTTAAACACTATATACCCGCTATACTGTACAAAGTGTACATATAGTAACACAAAGCCCGCAAAATGATTTTCTTCGCCCTTCGCAGATTTGAATGCCAAGTTATATCTGCTTTGGGATTTCAGCCTGCAGTTGAGGTCGCAAGACGAAAGAAAGAAGAActcaaaaggaaaaaaatgcagaaaaaagAGCTCATAATGTCATCTAGCGGCTCGGTAGTAGCCAACCAAGGTTTTGTTGAGGAGGAAAACGGTGTAATCAAAACAGTTAGAGCAAATGAAAATCGTGAAGAATCAAGTCGACCGAAAATAAACGAAAACGGTATTATGAATCGTCACAACAAGGACGATGTAACTGATTTGGAAGCACAAAATCGTACCACAGAAAAGAGTATCGGTAAAAAGACATCAGAAGAACGTATTTCTCATCTTGTCCTGGATATGGCTTCATGTTCTTTTATTGACAATGATGGCGTGAAGTCGTTAAAATCTCTTCATCAGACTCTTTCGAAGTTGAATATAAAAGTGCTGTTAGCAGAATGCACAAGTAAGGTCATCTAACCAAGATTCTCTACAGCCGTATAGTGTAGGCttatagaaaaaatattttttgtaagtaATTTAAGCTTTCATAAGATATCCATAAAATAGATATGACCGATTTTCTAGGTGAAGTTAGAAGATGTCTCCAAGCAGGAAATTTTCCGTCCAAAGCAGAAGAAGAAAGCGCAGAATATCAACCAGTATATTTTGTTTCGGTTAAAAAAGCGTTTAATTACGCAACCAAAGACATCACTAGCGCAGTCCTCTCTGATGCAATAAACGAATCGAATGATACTACCTGCAACACAGGAATTGATGCCACTCGCATGTAGCGCATTAGTGACTTTACATTGTATACGATGTATTCTTGTTCTTTAATTAATTCATTATAGCTAACTTATCGTGATCATTTCTACTCAACAgaattttatagttttagtGTATGGCGCAGTGTAGCCCATACAGTTATGTACTCGCTATTGTGTGGTATTTGTAGCCCCGTATTTTGGTGCAGAAATGTCATACCGGTACTATGTCTTTATGTTACCTTCTGTTTTTTGAGCGTAAACTAGTCGCAAAGGCAAAACCCAGCAATAGTACTAAGGTTCCGAAATTGGCTTTCGTAATATAGTACctgaatattttgtatttcagtAGTTTGTTAATGAAATGCGCTACAAACGAAAAGATTGTTTTTCTGAAATTGGTGACAACATAAAGCCAAATTGAACCCCTCCGTATTTCTAAAGACGATACAGGGAAATACCCGTTAAGATAATAAAAACATCTGTTCTGTTAAGCACTTTATCTGACTGAAAAACATATGTGATGTTTTTTGATGTAACCGTACAGATTTAGCATTCTAGTAGAGCCTATTAAGCACCTGCCTACCATAATACAGAACGTATTTTTGAATACCGAAACAAGGTATTGATAAATTATTGTTGCCAGTAAATTAAGAAAGGTATGATACCGGTAACGTTTAATTCCCTGGCAAAAAATTATCCGTTCCAAGACGTTTTCTCTTAGGCTTATTAGCAGGTAAATAAGTTTAACTTGCCTATTCGTGTGTCTTTTTTTCTAACCCAACTGGCAACAGCCCATGTCTCAGACAACGAATTCTGCCGGTGGAAATAGCCTAGTCACTTTGATTTTGAATTTAACATAATTTCTCAGAATTGCACCAAATCATTAGGCTTATTTAATTATCAGCCAATTGAATTTGAATTCAAGGAGAATTTCACTTCATAAGCTTACTGTCAGACAGTAATAAACAGGTACGGTAAAAAGTAAAACGATACATTAAAATATCAATAGCCTAGGTAAATAATTGGCAATAAGTTGAAATAATAGCCTTCATATTTATCCAATTGAAAACGTTGATTGCGCACAGGCTTAATCTTCTTACAGTTATACCAGTACAGGCTTACTGAACTTTAGGGCCTAGTTTGAGTGTGTGGGACAGTGATATTAAGATTACTAAGTGGCCATCTATTTATTAAACGAGTTAACAGTTACCTTACCCTTTTTGGAAGTAATGGTTGTTTAGGGACTTCAATGGGTTTAGTGTTCGTACTAAccattattcatttttatcatttggaTACATAATCCTTGCACGTTTGAAGCCCCCTCCTTTTTCCCACTTTTAGTTTGCTGGTggagttgttattttatcactCTATAATGGTTGGCACTTTATTTTTCACTGCCccacaaaaaattatgaaaaataaacaatgtgaATTTCCAGCACATACATTCGAGACTCTCATTCAGGTGAGAAAGTCTTGCAGATGACCAATGCTTTAACTTAGTAACGTGACAGGCTAATGCAGTGATGGCTTAAATGACTACCAACCAGtcttttttgctgaaaactttATAATTGAAGGAGAATAGTTatctatttaaaaaaagtagagTAAAGATATACTGATACAATATATATTCACTCCTCGATTACAActattatttaatatttataattaaaattaaataggATCATAATATTACTTAGGTACACTCGTCTACCTTCATGTTTTACTAGCAGGTTATAAGACTTTAAGTTACACGAAAGGTTATGTTCAATTCTGAAACAAGTATTTCTAAACCTTTAGAACCTGATCTGCTAACGGTTCGAGTTCAAGGCACGGTGCCACTGCCAATAACAAGTCAGCATGATGGATATTTTGGACGAATTTCCTTGTAACATTACTTGCGTAGACCATATCcactttgaaaacaatatcACACTGACATTTGTTTCCTGCAGAATTGGAGTTCATGTTTAtggaaatgacaaaaaaattgGATTCTGCAATGTGCCCATGCAATGTGAGAGGCTTGCCAAACATCTTTTGAAGCTTAAACACATAAAAGATATGGCAACAGCAAttgataaagttaaaaagtCACTTCTTCCATTTCAAATGCAAGCCGTGTCTATGTTTGACTTTGTTGGAGAATATTTCATTGCTGTGTTAAACAATGGAGATCTGATATTTTTTCAGAATGCTCTGAGGGAAGGCCTTCTCAAGGAAAAGATCTTTAGTAACATTTTGGGTTATGCTACTAGCACGGTAAGCCTAACCCCCGTCTTGAAAGACAAACACACCGTTGTACTTACCAAAACAATATCcctgaaaaacaacaataatgGATCTATTGTGGTGGATAAGCATGGATTTGCAGCTTTTTTTGGTCTTGAAGCTTCACTTTGTTGCTCAGACATTCTGCTTTTGTGTTTATCAAATGGAACCATTTGGTATTTGCCGCTAAATTCAAGTTTGGGCACACCATCTTTTTTGTACTCTCTTAATGATGAGTGCATAGAAGTAGGCACAAGGAAATATGATGACACAGttactttattattttgcaCGAAATGTGGGAAAGTGACATCGCTCATACCAAAATGTGACCATTTCAAAGTTGAAGTGCACTGGATCAAGAAAGATGATGATCAACTGCCAAATATATGCTGCAATCGAACCAACTACTTTGAACAGTGTCGAAATAGCCTTATAGCAAAACGTAATGTTTTAGTTTTGCCAAGAACTAATGTCTTTGCTGTAACTAATTCCACAAATCTCCATCGATTGAGAATGGATATTTCTGAGTTGGGAAAAAGAAGAAAGACCCTTAATAAATTTCATGAGGAAGCACAGACAGCAATAATCAGACACAAAGACCTGGCAAACTTGTCAATCAAAAGTgaagatttatttaaatacCACTTCACTGAATCGTATTTGCATGTTGAAGTGACTGATACGAACGTTTCTCCACTGGATTTTCAAGTAGTTTTGCAATCCAATTCAAGTTCTAAAACTATTTCAAGCTCAAGTCATACCATTAGTGTCCCTTTCAGCGATGCTGTAGACTGTTGTCAAGCCAAATGTTTCGTCTGCAGAAATGATGTGCTCATAGGAAGTgattcaataaaatttaatattctCAACTTTATGACGTATTCCAGCAATGTTTTATGGcttgaaaaacgtttttcattTAAGCTTTTGCTATGCAGAAGTTTGACTTCACAAAGCATTGATTtcctgaaatttttatttcaaccagAAATAGTTgtgaaaaagcaaatattttccttAAAAATTGCATCAGATGAAATATTTGTCAAGTTCATGCTTAgttcaaatgaaaaacaaactgcGTTTCATGCGACTTCATCAAATGAATATATTCTGTGGAAATTTAAGTCTCTTATGGTATACCGTCTTCATAATATTAATAAAGGAAGTGAATCAGCTgcgttgtaaaataaaattaactgtGAAGTgttgtactttttttcaaaatgcagCCCAGACATACGTAAAATTGTACTAATCTGTGTTATAACTGTTCCATACATCATCACTTGCATTAAAAATCAATAACGAACGGCACCAATTAAAATGAAGATTAAAACTGCAAGATCAAAATACCATGAAAAAGAATATCTTCGGTCCATATCTAAAATATATAGATTAGCTTATTAAAAGAAACATGTGagaaattcatttaatactGGTTTATAATCATTCTCACCAGGAAGATAATTTCCTAGGTTTGATTGAGGTCAATTGTTTTTGCTCACTGTCAACTGAAGGTCTTGCTAAATAATTCATATCTGATAAATTTTTGGACGGACCTCAATAAGcgttttttgataaatatttatgagaCTATCGGTATTGGACTACAATGCTCACCTTACAAGCTCAAGAATTGTGAATACTGTCATGATGACGTTTTTTGATTAGTAATAATATCTTTCGTTTTCTTCTCATCTAGCatagttttttgtttcagttcatcaattttcttttgcaaagTTGATGATTGTTTTTTCAAGCCTCCTCTACTTGGTTGTAGTGATGCATTTTGCAAATAGTATTTCGATGTTATTGAAACtacaaagcaaacagttgTCCATGAAGTGAACTGTGCATATATACAAGTgtagcaaaaaattaaacctggtaaacagttttttaattCTACTAGCACACTTGCTAAAATGCTGATGGATATAGGCTGCCTGTAAACAGATAAAATATGCTGACATTGCAATACTTACCATGACTGGATATTTCAGAGCAATCCTTGCTGGAGTCTTCCTTTAGCTTTTTGCACAGGGCTTCATACATGCTATTACTGCATTGGACACAAAGTTTAACTTCAAATAATCAGCTCGTTGCAATGTATAGCATCATTAAAATAGTGAAGGCCAATAAAGTATGTATGAATATGGCCTAGCGGCTAGGCCCTAGCCAATATAAACCGCAACTACCTGCTAcgcttgtttgtttttgcattcttGCTTTTATGTTTAGAAAACCAGGTCGTAATAGACTTTTCAGAACAGTTCAGATCATCTGACAATTTCTGGATGGTTTCACTGTAGAATACATTTCAACAATATCATGAATCCCATATTTTCAACAGCTTGAGATATCGTTTATATATCTAGTCATACCACGAAAGAAATAATACGgcaaatttaataaattattgGCTAATAAGCCAAAGCTTTTTAACAGAAATTGAGCTTAATTGTTCGTGGGTTGCCAAGACGCAAGAATAGTGTAATGTGGCCCATACACATAAAACTTTGGGCACTCCTGAATGTgaaaatataaagttttaCTGCATACTTATCAGGATTTGGATTCAAAGAAAATGATTTAAGTAagatttttgttgatttcacATCAAACATGTCaatatttcgtttttttcttttggaaACACCAATAAAGTTGTTGAATTCATTGTCTCcctaaaataacaatttcagGTCAAAGTAgtagtttttttcaaatgcttTTAATATTACGTATGGTATATTAGACAACAGTAACAAATACCAACTTTAAAAATTCCTAACGAAATGATGTCTAAACACAATTACACAGGATGTACAAATCAGAATGCTTGAAATATACACACTGTAGCTAAGCTGCATGTAATGAATTA of the Clavelina lepadiformis chromosome 7, kaClaLepa1.1, whole genome shotgun sequence genome contains:
- the LOC143464809 gene encoding prestin-like, coding for MSEIESSSEVAPCDIMTDEQLLQLYGKPEEKQDPIHQRAVSKIKKDCTCSRERAKSIIHSILPMSNWLPHYKPKEQLLGDVTGGITVGIVHLPQAMAYGLLASLPPINGLYVSFFPVLIYAMFGTTPHMSVGTFAVISLMIGAAIDKHVPDPGCSSMLGTTSMPTNFLNVTGTADVTVTSYDATQTSFPEFDSSLCENDYNARKVEVAVALSVAVAVIHFAMYITRLGIITILLSSHMVSGFTCGAAFHVMTSQVPKLLGLNIPRKSGILALIYTYVDVFKNLYAINWATVIISACCIVFLMIGKEINVRFKKKLPFPLPWELVVVIATTLASQFGYLQPNYGVEIVGEIPQGIRISVPAPPDILLVAVDAIPIAIVIFSVSISLSRLFAAKHAYEVDANQELLAYAMANLVSSFFSCFPCASSLSRSVIWEETGGNTQITGLISSVIVLIILLWIGPLFQSLPQAALASIIVVNLKRMLYQFSQLKSIWQVSKIDCISWFVTWLSVVLLGVDFGLMVGVVFSLLTIIFRMLIAQGGVLIAVGETGLFRSKKEFNSEPNTNDNRILVFKFSSPLYYANKQRFECQVISALGFQPAVEVARRKKEELKRKKMQKKELIMSSSGSVVANQGFVEEENGVIKTVRANENREESSRPKINENGIMNRHNKDDVTDLEAQNRTTEKSIGKKTSEERISHLVLDMASCSFIDNDGVKSLKSLHQTLSKLNIKVLLAECTSEVRRCLQAGNFPSKAEEESAEYQPVYFVSVKKAFNYATKDITSAVLSDAINESNDTTCNTGIDATRM
- the LOC143464810 gene encoding uncharacterized protein LOC143464810, coding for MFMEMTKKLDSAMCPCNNALREGLLKEKIFSNILGYATSTVSLTPVLKDKHTVVLTKTISLKNNNNGSIVVDKHGFAAFFGLEASLCCSDILLLCLSNGTIWYLPLNSSLGTPSFLYSLNDECIEVGTRKYDDTVTLLFCTKCGKVTSLIPKCDHFKVEVHWIKKDDDQLPNICCNRTNYFEQCRNSLIAKRNVLVLPRTNVFAVTNSTNLHRLRMDISELGKRRKTLNKFHEEAQTAIIRHKDLANLSIKSEDLFKYHFTESYLHVEVTDTNVSPLDFQVVLQSNSSSKTISSSSHTISVPFSDAVDCCQAKCFVCRNDVLIGSDSIKFNILNFMTYSSNVLWLEKRFSFKLLLCRSLTSQSIDFLKFLFQPEIVVKKQIFSLKIASDEIFVKFMLSSNEKQTAFHATSSNEYILWKFKSLMVYRLHNINKGSESAAL